Genomic segment of Methanolobus mangrovi:
TTCCTTTATTATGGATTTTCTTCTTCGTAAGTTTCAACGAAATACTAATCATCAGCCATATTATCAGAATCCGCAAAGAAAGCATTAAATCGTTTCCTGCTAAATCTCTATTGATAAATATGTCAGAAGAAACAAATGATGCATTAGATGTCAAAGGATTCCAGCCAAGGTCTGTGATTTACGCAAAGAAACTTGATGAAGGATTCTCAGATGCTCTGGCAGGATTCTACAGTGCCGTGTGGGCAGAAAGGGAAAACGGACTTTCCAAGAAAGATAAGCATTTACTCGTTTTCACTATCGCCTGCTCTAACCTGAAGACAGAGAGTGCCGTAAAGATACTCCAGAGATTGAAGAAGTTTGGTGCAACTGCTCAGGAAGTCAAGGATGCTATGATGATAGCAGCATGGACCGGCGGAATACAGAATTTCACGGACTTCACTCCGAAGATATTACAGGAAATGGAAAGGCTGGAGTTCTGAACTCCGCCTCACGTATCAACTCAGAGCATAAAGCGGGATCAGAAAACGAATAAAAACGTATATCTGAACCAACAGGATCAAAGGCATTCCTATCTGAAAACTGGGATGTCTTGTCTTATGACGGAAAAGATACATCCCTGCAATAGAACCGATACTGCCACCGGCAATTGCCCACAGGAAGAGAGTCTTTTCAGGTATCCTGTACTCATTTTTTTTAGCTTTCCTTTTGTCAATTCCCATCAGGGAAAATGCTACTATATTCATCAGCAGCAAATACATAAAAAATATAAGGAATGTATCCATAGCCTTTATTTTGCGATATACCGTATAAATTTATCCCGGAAAAGAGTGACTGAGTCAAATATGATTTATAACCGGGAAAAG
This window contains:
- a CDS encoding DUF1294 domain-containing protein, which gives rise to MDTFLIFFMYLLLMNIVAFSLMGIDKRKAKKNEYRIPEKTLFLWAIAGGSIGSIAGMYLFRHKTRHPSFQIGMPLILLVQIYVFIRFLIPLYALS
- a CDS encoding carboxymuconolactone decarboxylase family protein; translation: MSEETNDALDVKGFQPRSVIYAKKLDEGFSDALAGFYSAVWAERENGLSKKDKHLLVFTIACSNLKTESAVKILQRLKKFGATAQEVKDAMMIAAWTGGIQNFTDFTPKILQEMERLEF